One Opitutia bacterium DNA segment encodes these proteins:
- a CDS encoding DUF4203 domain-containing protein → MHIDADLYPWFSVAALVWGLLDCFFGYRVFKLTVTLLGALAGALLAQMAAHAAGLGNGAELAALLVGALLGAGLAFLLYLAGVFIAGFGFGATLALLLLSHFHRMVALLAAVIVGIIGGIAAVKLQRVVIILATALTGAFRAILALMYFTNQLDWIYYIRQPQQIPAVIDTNTWVFPSVLVLAAVGAIAQFEIGGGKGGGGSGAKKKKDKKEKPEKD, encoded by the coding sequence GTGCATATTGATGCCGACCTGTATCCGTGGTTTTCCGTCGCGGCCCTCGTGTGGGGTCTCCTCGACTGCTTCTTCGGCTACCGCGTCTTCAAGCTGACCGTCACTCTGCTCGGGGCGCTCGCGGGCGCGTTGCTCGCGCAAATGGCGGCGCACGCGGCCGGGCTCGGCAACGGCGCGGAACTCGCGGCGCTGCTCGTGGGAGCGCTACTCGGCGCGGGACTCGCGTTCCTGCTCTACCTCGCGGGCGTGTTCATTGCGGGATTCGGTTTCGGCGCGACGCTCGCGCTGTTGTTGCTGTCGCATTTCCACCGGATGGTCGCGCTGCTGGCGGCGGTGATCGTCGGCATCATCGGCGGCATCGCGGCCGTGAAGCTGCAACGCGTGGTGATCATCCTCGCGACGGCGCTGACCGGCGCGTTCCGCGCGATCCTCGCGCTGATGTATTTCACCAACCAGCTGGACTGGATCTATTACATCCGCCAGCCGCAGCAGATCCCGGCGGTGATCGACACGAACACGTGGGTCTTCCCGTCGGTGCTAGTGCTCGCGGCCGTGGGCGCGATCGCGCAATTCGAGATCGGCGGAGGCAAGGGCGGAGGCGGCTCCGGCGCGAAAAAGAAGAAGGACAAGAAGGAAAAGCCCGAGAAGGACTAA
- the lysA gene encoding diaminopimelate decarboxylase translates to MHHFHYVGNQLHAEGVDLSTVVGLHGTPTYVYSAQTIADNYRRLAASLSGLDLKICYAMKANSTLSVLRHFANLGAAFDLVSGGELRRVVAAGGNPGESVFAGVGKSEAEIRLALTTGVYGFHVESEPELARIDRIAGQLGKKAPVAIRINPDVDAHTHAKITTGKSENKFGIPLKFAAAAYAAAAKYPNVELKGVQMHIGSQLTKVGPFVEAVQKVLPFVEELKKLYGIRYFSVGGGIGVVYQDALASGAAAWWDAKPEGERPLTPEAYGAALKPLLAPLGLKILLEPGRFLVGNAGVLVSRVEYVKRGQGKSFVILDAAMNDLVRPAMYDAYHELVPVVRDSARPALTADIVGPVCESGDCFAKDRTLQEVREGELVAFMTAGAYGYTMAGRYNTRPMPAEVLVSGNRFELVNAREAYENMFAGEKIPGFLKS, encoded by the coding sequence GTGCACCACTTCCACTACGTCGGGAATCAACTCCACGCCGAGGGCGTCGATCTCAGCACGGTCGTGGGCCTCCACGGCACGCCGACCTACGTCTACAGCGCGCAAACGATCGCGGACAACTACCGCCGTCTCGCCGCCAGCCTCTCGGGCCTCGACCTGAAGATCTGCTACGCGATGAAGGCGAACTCCACGCTCTCCGTCCTCCGCCACTTCGCCAATCTCGGCGCGGCCTTCGATCTCGTGAGCGGCGGCGAACTCCGTCGCGTCGTCGCGGCGGGCGGCAATCCCGGCGAAAGCGTCTTCGCCGGCGTCGGCAAATCCGAAGCCGAGATCCGTCTCGCGCTCACGACCGGCGTCTACGGCTTCCACGTCGAGAGCGAACCCGAGCTCGCGCGCATCGACCGCATCGCGGGCCAGCTCGGCAAAAAGGCGCCCGTCGCCATCCGCATCAACCCTGACGTCGATGCCCACACGCACGCCAAGATCACCACCGGCAAGAGCGAGAACAAGTTCGGCATCCCGCTCAAGTTCGCCGCCGCCGCCTACGCCGCCGCCGCCAAATACCCGAACGTCGAGCTCAAGGGCGTGCAGATGCACATCGGCTCGCAGCTCACCAAGGTCGGGCCGTTCGTCGAGGCGGTGCAGAAGGTGCTCCCGTTCGTCGAGGAGCTGAAAAAACTTTACGGCATCCGCTACTTCTCCGTCGGCGGCGGCATCGGCGTCGTCTACCAGGACGCGCTCGCCAGCGGCGCCGCCGCGTGGTGGGACGCGAAGCCCGAAGGCGAGCGCCCGCTCACGCCCGAAGCCTACGGCGCCGCTTTGAAGCCGCTGCTTGCGCCGCTCGGCCTGAAGATCCTGCTCGAGCCCGGTCGCTTCCTCGTCGGCAACGCCGGCGTCCTCGTCTCCCGCGTCGAATACGTGAAGCGCGGCCAGGGCAAATCCTTCGTCATCCTCGACGCGGCAATGAACGACCTCGTCCGTCCCGCGATGTATGATGCCTACCACGAGCTCGTGCCGGTGGTGCGCGACTCCGCCCGCCCTGCGCTGACGGCCGACATCGTCGGCCCGGTGTGCGAGAGCGGCGACTGCTTCGCCAAGGACCGCACGTTGCAGGAAGTCCGCGAAGGCGAACTCGTCGCCTTCATGACCGCCGGCGCCTACGGCTACACGATGGCCGGGCGCTACAACACCCGCCCGATGCCCGCCGAGGTGCTCGTCTCGGGCAACCGCTTCGAACTCGTCAACGCCCGCGAAGCCTACGAAAACATGTTCGCCGGGGAGAAGATTCCCGGTTTCCTGAAAAGCTGA
- a CDS encoding NAD(P)-dependent glycerol-3-phosphate dehydrogenase: MTEEQSVRFAIIGAGAWGTAVAAHLARCGQNATLVTRRSEHALAMQLARENRDYLPGIKLPENLAVTSDFRAGLLHADVVLVASPSHALRAWCEQIKTVLAEAERLRLFISLVKGLEIGTHLRPSEVMAEILPGVNVATLTGPTNAAEVARGLPAAMVLAAARADAFVARVQAAMSSPSLRIYTSDDLPGAEYGACLKNIYAIASGFCDGLKLGDNAKAALLTRALTEMVRVGEALGAKRETFYGLSGFGDLVATCHGAWSRNREFGQRIGEGKSIEELMAGRKTVVEGHRSTDAFHGLCVERGITAPIMTEVRSILYENKKPADALYALMTRELKRETHAPFPRKA, translated from the coding sequence GTGACTGAAGAGCAGTCAGTTCGTTTTGCCATCATCGGCGCCGGAGCCTGGGGCACGGCCGTGGCCGCGCACCTCGCGCGCTGCGGGCAAAACGCCACGCTCGTCACACGCCGCTCCGAGCACGCCCTCGCCATGCAGCTCGCGCGGGAGAACCGCGACTACCTGCCCGGCATCAAGCTCCCGGAGAATCTCGCCGTCACCTCCGACTTTCGCGCCGGGCTCCTCCACGCCGACGTCGTGCTCGTCGCCAGCCCCTCGCATGCGCTGCGCGCCTGGTGCGAACAGATCAAGACCGTGCTCGCTGAGGCCGAGCGCCTCCGGCTCTTCATCAGTCTCGTCAAGGGCCTCGAGATCGGCACGCACCTGCGTCCGAGCGAGGTCATGGCGGAGATTCTTCCCGGCGTGAACGTCGCCACGCTCACCGGCCCGACCAACGCGGCCGAGGTCGCGCGCGGATTGCCTGCCGCGATGGTGCTCGCCGCCGCGCGGGCCGATGCGTTCGTCGCGCGCGTGCAGGCCGCCATGAGCAGCCCGTCGCTGCGCATCTACACCAGCGACGATCTGCCCGGCGCCGAATATGGCGCGTGCCTGAAAAACATCTACGCGATCGCCTCCGGCTTTTGCGACGGCCTCAAACTCGGCGACAACGCCAAGGCCGCCCTCCTCACGCGCGCGCTCACCGAGATGGTCCGCGTCGGCGAAGCGCTCGGCGCGAAGCGTGAGACTTTCTACGGCTTGTCCGGTTTCGGCGACCTCGTCGCCACCTGCCACGGCGCGTGGAGCCGCAATCGCGAGTTCGGCCAGCGCATCGGCGAGGGCAAGTCGATCGAGGAACTCATGGCGGGCCGCAAGACGGTCGTCGAAGGCCACCGATCCACCGATGCGTTTCACGGCCTGTGCGTCGAGCGCGGCATCACGGCACCGATCATGACCGAGGTGCGTTCGATCCTCTACGAGAACAAGAAGCCGGCCGACGCCCTCTACGCGCTCATGACGCGCGAGCTGAAGCGCGAGACGCACGCGCCTTTCCCTCGCAAAGCCTAA
- a CDS encoding glycerate kinase, which yields MRVLVAFDKFKDSLDAGAACRIAAEALHSARPDWQIDLCPLADGGDGFAEILTRAAGGELRRATVTGPLGTPVEAALGFAESPAAAHSFVGAGKIALIEMAQASGLALVPPAQRNPWRTTTRGTGELILAAARGNVSAIVLGVGGSATHDAGLGALTALGLTARTADGATIANPIPETWAALAKVDGRIATPLPRLYLATDVTNPLMGTFGAASVFAPQKGLLEEDFTRLEYMTGRVAAMLCSQAGKHPLLCETPGCGAAGGLAFGLHCAADATLLRGFDFVSAWLGLDARLAAADVVITGEGSFDSSSLAGKAPGEVARRALALGKKVHVFAGTVAAPAEGFLAHAITPSGTDLATALRGAPENLALAVRTAFTRSP from the coding sequence ATGCGCGTTCTCGTAGCGTTCGACAAATTCAAGGACTCCCTCGATGCCGGCGCCGCTTGTCGCATCGCCGCTGAAGCCCTGCACAGCGCGCGGCCCGACTGGCAGATCGATCTCTGCCCGCTCGCGGACGGTGGCGATGGCTTCGCCGAAATCCTGACGCGCGCCGCCGGAGGCGAACTCCGCCGCGCGACGGTCACGGGGCCACTGGGCACGCCGGTCGAGGCCGCGCTCGGTTTCGCGGAGTCGCCCGCCGCCGCGCATTCGTTCGTGGGCGCCGGGAAGATCGCATTGATCGAGATGGCGCAAGCGTCCGGCCTCGCCCTTGTTCCACCCGCGCAGCGCAATCCGTGGCGAACGACAACGCGAGGCACCGGTGAACTCATCCTCGCCGCGGCGCGCGGAAACGTCTCGGCCATCGTGCTCGGCGTCGGTGGCAGTGCGACGCACGATGCCGGTCTCGGCGCACTCACGGCGCTGGGTCTCACCGCGCGCACGGCGGACGGCGCGACGATCGCGAATCCGATCCCCGAAACGTGGGCCGCGCTCGCGAAGGTCGATGGCCGCATCGCCACGCCGCTGCCGCGGCTCTACCTCGCCACCGACGTGACGAATCCGCTCATGGGCACCTTCGGCGCCGCGAGCGTTTTCGCGCCGCAGAAGGGATTGCTCGAGGAGGACTTCACGCGACTCGAATACATGACCGGTCGCGTTGCCGCGATGCTCTGCTCCCAAGCGGGCAAGCACCCGCTGCTGTGCGAAACGCCCGGTTGCGGCGCGGCCGGCGGGCTGGCCTTCGGACTGCACTGCGCCGCGGACGCGACGCTGTTGCGTGGCTTCGACTTCGTTTCCGCCTGGCTCGGGCTCGATGCACGGCTCGCTGCGGCGGATGTGGTGATCACGGGCGAGGGAAGTTTCGATTCGAGTTCGCTCGCCGGCAAGGCGCCGGGCGAGGTCGCGCGTCGCGCGCTCGCTCTCGGCAAGAAAGTCCACGTCTTCGCCGGCACCGTCGCGGCGCCGGCGGAGGGATTTCTCGCCCACGCGATCACGCCATCGGGGACCGACCTTGCGACCGCGTTGCGCGGCGCACCGGAGAATCTCGCGTTGGCCGTGCGCACCGCTTTCACCCGCTCCCCATGA
- a CDS encoding cupin domain-containing protein, giving the protein MKYRFPILVAGAALLAAGRLSSAEKPVFPVHEMPGGSFVVHASEVKDQAKPTSARGDYCDQATPTLTRFEVHRTTLQPGAKPHDAHRHEREEMMILLDGELEASIEGVDTRIGAGSVLFMASNDLHGVKNVGDKPATYLVLNFYTAAGTKIPPGKKPAIASTVWDWAKIPVKSSPATERRNFVDASTRTLLKFEMHVTTLHAGAPQHGGKHPDEQFFVMKEGQMDAVAGGQTIRVGPGDLFFAASDQEFGWHHVGDQPATYYVVRFSTPATPSTPAAH; this is encoded by the coding sequence ATGAAGTATCGCTTCCCCATCCTTGTCGCCGGCGCGGCGCTGCTCGCGGCCGGGCGCCTGTCATCCGCGGAGAAGCCGGTCTTCCCGGTGCACGAGATGCCCGGCGGCTCATTCGTCGTGCATGCGTCCGAGGTGAAGGACCAGGCCAAACCCACCAGTGCTCGCGGGGACTATTGCGATCAGGCCACGCCGACACTCACGCGTTTCGAGGTGCATCGCACGACGCTGCAGCCGGGTGCCAAGCCCCACGACGCCCACCGGCACGAGCGGGAGGAAATGATGATCCTCCTCGACGGCGAGCTCGAGGCCTCCATCGAGGGCGTCGACACCCGCATCGGCGCCGGTTCGGTCTTGTTCATGGCTTCGAACGATCTTCACGGCGTCAAGAATGTCGGCGACAAGCCCGCGACCTACCTCGTGTTGAATTTCTACACCGCGGCCGGCACGAAGATCCCGCCTGGCAAAAAGCCCGCGATCGCCTCGACGGTGTGGGATTGGGCCAAGATTCCGGTAAAATCCTCGCCGGCGACCGAGCGACGGAACTTCGTGGATGCCAGCACGCGCACGCTCCTGAAATTCGAGATGCACGTCACGACGTTGCACGCCGGGGCGCCGCAGCACGGCGGCAAGCATCCCGACGAGCAGTTCTTCGTGATGAAGGAAGGCCAGATGGACGCCGTGGCGGGAGGCCAGACTATCCGCGTCGGGCCGGGCGACCTGTTTTTCGCGGCTTCGGACCAGGAGTTCGGCTGGCATCACGTGGGTGACCAGCCGGCCACTTATTATGTCGTGCGTTTCAGCACGCCTGCGACGCCGAGCACGCCGGCGGCGCATTAA
- a CDS encoding HDOD domain-containing protein, translating into MITTTVSEQELQAVAARLPTAPRLLVELGQLMNDPAADATDVVGLLRRDPPLVAQVIRISNSAAYCPSEPIGSLERAIAFVGFAEVHRLVGVVANAQLAEQRLRLYPFNAAHLRQNTLFVALLMEEMAKPAGERPRSCYTVGLLRTIGMMALERLAHEDRNIPPFRDSGETALDVWEQKHWGITNVEAAEKILLHWRLPHETVMAIRYHCQTSGKHNPIIHLLKLAATAASDRFGGLPGEEGYWRVTPDNFAKAGITERDFQIACERAQRKFEQLKAAVG; encoded by the coding sequence ATGATTACCACCACGGTTTCAGAACAGGAGCTGCAGGCAGTTGCCGCGCGGCTCCCGACCGCGCCGCGATTGCTCGTTGAGCTGGGCCAGCTCATGAACGATCCGGCGGCGGACGCTACGGATGTCGTTGGCCTTCTAAGGCGCGACCCGCCGTTGGTGGCGCAGGTCATCCGGATATCGAACAGCGCGGCCTATTGCCCGAGCGAGCCGATCGGCTCCCTCGAACGTGCGATCGCTTTCGTCGGGTTCGCCGAGGTGCATCGCCTCGTCGGCGTCGTCGCCAACGCCCAACTCGCTGAGCAACGTCTCCGCCTTTATCCGTTCAATGCCGCGCACCTGCGGCAGAACACCCTCTTCGTCGCCTTGCTGATGGAGGAAATGGCCAAGCCGGCCGGCGAGCGCCCGCGCAGCTGCTACACGGTGGGCCTCCTCCGCACGATCGGCATGATGGCGCTCGAGCGTCTCGCGCACGAGGACCGGAATATTCCGCCCTTCCGCGACAGCGGCGAAACGGCCCTCGATGTGTGGGAGCAGAAACACTGGGGCATCACCAACGTCGAGGCAGCGGAAAAAATCCTCCTGCACTGGCGGCTCCCGCATGAGACGGTGATGGCGATCCGCTATCACTGTCAGACTTCCGGGAAGCACAACCCGATCATCCACCTGCTCAAACTCGCCGCCACCGCGGCGTCGGATCGCTTCGGCGGCCTGCCCGGCGAGGAAGGCTATTGGCGCGTCACGCCCGACAATTTCGCGAAAGCGGGCATCACCGAGCGTGACTTCCAGATCGCTTGCGAGCGTGCCCAGCGGAAATTCGAGCAACTGAAAGCCGCTGTCGGTTGA
- a CDS encoding GNAT family N-acetyltransferase, with translation MNAAYRLRPARLEDLAGVLAWAPDADATRLWAGPTIGFPVSPEQLWDNLHHAPGAAFVLCTDTSGEVVGFGQVMTREDGFAHLARIIVAPAWRGQGLGRVLCEQLMQIAPTFLPVHAFSLYVYPENRRARSLYRKLGFADAREERGFLRMEARL, from the coding sequence GTGAACGCCGCTTATCGGCTCCGACCCGCTCGACTCGAGGACCTCGCTGGCGTGCTCGCCTGGGCACCGGACGCCGATGCGACGCGCCTGTGGGCGGGGCCGACGATCGGTTTTCCGGTTTCGCCGGAACAGCTGTGGGACAATCTGCATCACGCGCCCGGAGCCGCGTTCGTGCTTTGCACCGATACGAGCGGAGAAGTCGTGGGTTTTGGCCAAGTGATGACGCGCGAGGATGGTTTCGCGCACCTCGCCCGCATCATCGTCGCCCCGGCGTGGCGCGGACAGGGACTGGGGCGCGTGCTGTGCGAGCAGCTGATGCAGATCGCGCCGACGTTCCTGCCGGTCCACGCGTTTTCGCTCTACGTTTATCCGGAGAACCGGCGGGCGCGCTCTCTCTACCGCAAGCTCGGCTTCGCCGACGCGCGCGAGGAGCGCGGCTTCCTGCGCATGGAAGCGCGGCTCTAG